The Xanthobacter flavus genome includes a window with the following:
- a CDS encoding cell wall hydrolase, whose translation MSPFLVATAFIIATPCGAGADDASGRAPKGATAGSGLGLWPGSARALKLATLDLPQPVGTGLPEVPKEARAEAAKPARRVVAPGAIVTASLAPVSDDSARAAAVAAQPVMEVAGEDGAREGVGTGVEPSDLIAPALASASFSSSPAASPADDDAFAFPPPLVLSESETAEPPRHHDMSGAYLELALDIVLELPLIQDAARVAAAEEVPADLERARRAAEALAREDAPEDAINDFGGGTELVRPVPHQDPVAVFSRDPVLFPALAFQYAALAEQGYVPHPSPHAEGEADLVSPDSTVELETAPSDGIWPSPAQRLELGGEKLARAQKCLAEAIYFESRGEPKRGQIAVAQVIVNRVFSGYYPNDVCGAVYQNAHRHLACQFTFACDDVKDVVREPDMWVQAKDIAADMLDGKLWLASIGRATHYHAYWVHPSWVREMRKLDKIGVHTFYRPRRWGDSY comes from the coding sequence TTGTCGCCGTTTCTCGTCGCCACCGCCTTCATCATCGCAACGCCTTGCGGGGCAGGGGCTGACGACGCATCCGGCCGGGCGCCGAAGGGCGCGACGGCGGGCTCAGGTCTCGGCCTCTGGCCGGGTTCCGCGCGGGCGCTGAAGCTCGCCACGCTCGATCTGCCCCAGCCGGTCGGTACCGGCCTGCCGGAGGTTCCGAAGGAGGCGCGCGCCGAGGCCGCCAAGCCGGCGCGCCGTGTTGTCGCACCCGGCGCCATCGTCACTGCCTCCCTCGCGCCGGTCTCCGACGACAGCGCCCGCGCCGCGGCCGTTGCCGCCCAGCCGGTGATGGAGGTTGCGGGCGAGGATGGTGCTCGGGAAGGCGTGGGAACGGGCGTCGAACCGTCCGACCTCATCGCGCCCGCGCTGGCGTCCGCTTCATTCTCTTCATCGCCCGCCGCCAGCCCGGCGGATGACGACGCCTTCGCCTTTCCTCCGCCGCTGGTTCTGTCGGAGAGCGAAACCGCCGAGCCGCCGCGCCACCACGACATGTCGGGCGCCTATCTTGAGCTGGCGCTCGACATCGTCCTCGAACTGCCGCTCATCCAGGATGCCGCGCGGGTCGCTGCGGCGGAAGAAGTCCCGGCCGATCTGGAACGGGCCCGCCGCGCTGCCGAGGCACTGGCGCGCGAGGATGCGCCGGAAGACGCGATCAACGACTTTGGGGGTGGTACGGAACTCGTGCGTCCCGTGCCGCATCAGGACCCGGTGGCGGTGTTCAGCCGCGATCCGGTGCTGTTTCCGGCCCTGGCGTTCCAGTATGCGGCCCTCGCCGAGCAAGGCTATGTGCCGCATCCGTCCCCGCATGCCGAGGGCGAGGCGGACCTCGTCTCGCCAGACAGCACCGTGGAACTGGAGACCGCGCCCAGCGACGGCATCTGGCCCTCGCCGGCCCAGCGGCTGGAGCTCGGTGGCGAGAAGCTGGCGCGGGCCCAGAAGTGTTTGGCGGAAGCCATCTATTTCGAGAGCCGCGGCGAGCCCAAGCGGGGCCAGATCGCGGTGGCGCAGGTCATCGTGAACCGGGTGTTCTCCGGCTATTACCCCAACGACGTGTGTGGGGCGGTCTATCAGAACGCCCACAGGCACCTCGCTTGCCAGTTCACCTTCGCCTGCGATGACGTGAAGGATGTGGTGCGCGAGCCGGACATGTGGGTGCAGGCCAAGGACATCGCCGCCGACATGCTGGACGGCAAGCTCTGGCTCGCCTCCATCGGTCGCGCCACCCACTACCACGCCTATTGGGTGCATCCGAGCTGGGTGCGGGAGATGCGGAAGCTGGACAAGATCGGCGTCCACACCTTCTACCGCCCGCGCCGCTGGGGCGACAGCTACTGA
- a CDS encoding ABC-F family ATP-binding cassette domain-containing protein: MAPPLVLLQDIHLRFGATPLLDGAELSVSAGERVCLVGRNGSGKSTLLKVAAGLIEPDSGTRFFQPGCTVRYLPQEPDFAGYATTLAYVEAGLGPGDDAYRAQYLLTELGLTGQEDPAHLSGGEARRAALARVIAPEPDVLLLDEPTNHLDLPAIEWLESELRGLKSAMVLISHDRRFLETLSRATVWLDRGQTRRLEQGFGAFEAWRDDVLEQEETERHKLDRKIVAELDWLRYGVTARRKRNVRRLGLLHSMRKDRREERRAVGNVKLAVSEAEASGKLVIEAKHIAKSFGDRAVVKDFSTRILRGDRIGIIGPNGAGKTTLIKLLTGELAPDSGTVRLGTNLEVASLDQKRAALDPGTTLRDALTGGGSDQVQVGGVPKHVMGYLKDFLFTPEQANAPLSVLSGGERGRLMLARALALPSNVLVLDEPTNDLDLETLDLLQEMVADYPGTVILVSHDRDFLDRTVSSVIMAEGDGVFREYAGGYSDMLSQRGRGVEARDKGAPAQKAKAGESKPEAGRTPAGAAKRRLSFHEQHALKTLPKTMDDLRAKLEKLAAEIADPALYARDPARIDKASAALAETQAALDAAEEEWLRLEILKEELEG, from the coding sequence ATGGCTCCTCCGCTCGTTCTCCTCCAGGACATCCATCTGCGCTTCGGCGCCACCCCCCTGCTCGACGGCGCGGAGCTTTCCGTGTCGGCGGGCGAACGGGTGTGCCTCGTCGGTCGCAACGGCTCGGGCAAGTCCACGCTGCTGAAGGTGGCGGCGGGGCTGATCGAGCCAGATTCCGGCACGCGCTTCTTCCAGCCCGGCTGCACGGTGCGCTATCTGCCGCAGGAGCCGGACTTTGCCGGCTATGCGACGACGCTCGCTTATGTGGAAGCCGGTCTCGGGCCGGGCGACGATGCCTATCGCGCCCAATATCTCCTCACGGAGCTGGGCCTCACCGGACAGGAAGACCCGGCCCATCTGTCCGGCGGCGAGGCCCGCCGGGCCGCTCTGGCGCGCGTCATCGCGCCGGAGCCGGACGTGCTCCTGCTGGACGAGCCCACCAACCATCTCGATCTGCCGGCCATCGAATGGCTGGAAAGCGAGTTGAGGGGCTTAAAGTCCGCCATGGTGCTCATCAGCCATGACCGGCGCTTCCTGGAAACCCTCTCCCGCGCCACCGTGTGGCTCGACCGCGGGCAGACGCGGCGGCTGGAGCAGGGGTTCGGCGCCTTTGAGGCGTGGCGCGACGACGTGCTGGAGCAGGAAGAGACCGAGCGCCACAAGCTCGACCGCAAGATCGTCGCGGAGCTGGACTGGCTGCGCTACGGCGTCACCGCCCGGCGCAAGCGCAACGTGCGGCGCCTCGGCCTTCTGCATTCCATGCGCAAGGACCGGCGCGAGGAGCGTCGCGCGGTCGGCAACGTCAAGCTGGCGGTGAGCGAGGCCGAGGCCTCGGGCAAGCTGGTCATCGAGGCGAAGCACATCGCCAAGTCGTTCGGCGACCGCGCGGTGGTGAAGGATTTCTCCACCCGTATCCTGCGCGGCGACCGCATCGGCATCATCGGCCCCAATGGCGCCGGCAAGACCACCCTCATCAAGTTGCTCACCGGCGAGCTTGCCCCCGATTCGGGCACGGTGCGACTCGGCACCAATCTCGAAGTCGCCAGCCTCGACCAGAAGCGCGCGGCGCTGGACCCCGGCACCACCCTGCGCGACGCCCTCACCGGCGGCGGCTCCGACCAGGTGCAGGTGGGCGGCGTGCCCAAGCACGTGATGGGTTATCTGAAGGACTTCCTCTTCACCCCTGAGCAGGCCAACGCACCCCTCTCCGTCCTCTCCGGCGGCGAGCGCGGCCGGCTGATGCTGGCGCGGGCGCTGGCCTTGCCCTCCAACGTGCTGGTGCTGGACGAGCCCACCAACGATCTCGATCTCGAAACCCTCGATCTCCTGCAGGAGATGGTGGCGGACTATCCCGGCACCGTCATCCTCGTCAGCCACGATCGTGACTTCCTCGACCGCACCGTCTCCAGCGTCATCATGGCGGAAGGGGATGGCGTGTTCCGCGAATATGCCGGCGGCTATTCGGACATGCTGTCCCAGCGCGGCCGGGGCGTGGAGGCGCGCGACAAGGGCGCGCCCGCGCAGAAGGCCAAGGCCGGCGAGTCCAAGCCCGAGGCCGGCAGGACGCCCGCCGGCGCGGCCAAGCGCAGGCTTTCCTTCCACGAGCAGCACGCGCTCAAGACGCTGCCGAAGACCATGGACGACCTGCGCGCGAAGCTGGAGAAGCTCGCCGCCGAGATCGCCGACCCCGCGCTCTATGCCCGCGACCCGGCGCGCATCGACAAGGCCTCGGCGGCCCTCGCCGAAACTCAGGCGGCCCTGGATGCGGCGGAAGAGGAATGGCTGCGGCTCGAAATCCTCAAGGAGGAACTGGAAGGGTAG
- a CDS encoding peroxiredoxin — MPISVGDKLPNATFRVPTEDGPVPKTTDEIFTGKKVVLFAVPGAFTPTCHKNHLPGYVHEADAIKAKGVDAIAVVSVNDPFVMGAWEKASGSDGKILFLADPDASFATALDLTFDGSAAGLGVRSKRYSMVVEDGVVKTLNVEDVPSKADASGATALLAQL; from the coding sequence ATGCCCATTTCGGTCGGCGACAAACTGCCCAACGCCACCTTCCGTGTTCCCACCGAGGACGGCCCGGTGCCGAAGACCACCGACGAGATCTTCACGGGCAAGAAGGTGGTGCTGTTCGCGGTGCCGGGTGCCTTCACGCCCACCTGCCACAAGAACCACCTGCCGGGCTATGTGCACGAGGCCGACGCCATCAAGGCCAAGGGCGTGGACGCCATTGCCGTGGTCTCGGTGAACGACCCCTTCGTCATGGGCGCTTGGGAGAAGGCGTCCGGCTCCGACGGCAAGATCTTGTTCCTGGCCGATCCCGACGCATCCTTCGCGACCGCGCTCGACCTCACCTTCGACGGCTCGGCCGCCGGCCTCGGCGTGCGCTCCAAGCGCTATTCGATGGTGGTCGAGGATGGCGTGGTGAAGACGCTCAATGTCGAGGACGTGCCCTCCAAGGCCGACGCCTCCGGCGCCACCGCGCTGCTCGCCCAGCTCTGA
- the leuB gene encoding 3-isopropylmalate dehydrogenase yields the protein MATHKLLLLAGDGIGPEVMAEVKRVAQWLEQAGLASFAIEEDLVGGCAYDAHGAAISEDAMVRAKAADAILLGAVGGPKWADVPYEARPEAGLLRLRKDLQLFANLRPAICYPALADASSLKREVVEGLDLLIVRELTGGVYFGEPKTITDLGNGQKRAIDTQVYDTYEIERIAAVAFELARTRRNKVTSAEKHNVMRSGVLWKQVVTDLHARAYKDVELEHALADSLAMQLVRWPKQYDVIVTDNLFGDILSDLAAMATGSLGMLPSASLGAVDAATGKRAALYEPVHGSAPDIAGKGVANPIAMIGSLAMALRYSFNEGAVADRIEQAIAGVLASGKRTGDIAAPGMETIGTEAMGKAIIAELDAATA from the coding sequence ATGGCCACCCACAAGCTCCTCCTGCTCGCCGGCGACGGCATCGGCCCCGAAGTGATGGCCGAGGTGAAACGGGTGGCCCAGTGGCTGGAGCAGGCGGGCCTCGCCTCCTTCGCCATCGAGGAGGATCTGGTCGGCGGCTGCGCCTATGACGCGCACGGTGCCGCCATCTCCGAGGACGCCATGGTGCGCGCCAAGGCGGCCGATGCCATCCTGCTCGGCGCGGTCGGCGGCCCCAAGTGGGCGGACGTGCCCTATGAGGCCCGCCCCGAGGCGGGCCTGCTGCGCCTGCGCAAGGATCTCCAGCTGTTCGCCAACCTGCGCCCGGCCATCTGCTATCCGGCGCTGGCGGATGCCTCGTCCCTCAAGCGCGAGGTGGTGGAGGGGCTCGACCTTCTCATCGTCCGCGAGCTGACCGGCGGCGTCTATTTCGGCGAGCCCAAGACCATCACCGATCTCGGCAACGGCCAGAAGCGCGCCATCGACACGCAGGTCTATGACACCTACGAGATCGAGCGCATCGCCGCCGTCGCCTTCGAGCTGGCCCGTACCCGCCGCAACAAGGTGACCTCCGCCGAGAAGCACAATGTGATGCGCTCCGGCGTGCTCTGGAAGCAGGTGGTGACCGACTTGCACGCCCGCGCCTACAAGGATGTGGAGCTGGAGCACGCGCTGGCGGATTCGCTCGCCATGCAGCTCGTGCGCTGGCCCAAGCAGTATGACGTGATCGTCACCGACAACCTGTTCGGCGACATCCTCTCCGACCTCGCGGCCATGGCCACCGGCTCGCTCGGCATGCTCCCCTCCGCCTCGCTCGGCGCGGTGGATGCGGCGACCGGCAAGCGCGCGGCGCTCTACGAGCCGGTGCACGGCTCCGCCCCCGACATCGCCGGCAAGGGCGTCGCCAATCCCATCGCCATGATCGGCTCGCTGGCCATGGCGCTGCGCTATTCGTTCAACGAGGGCGCGGTGGCGGACCGCATCGAGCAGGCCATCGCGGGCGTGCTCGCCTCCGGCAAGCGCACCGGCGACATCGCCGCGCCCGGCATGGAGACCATCGGCACCGAGGCGATGGGCAAGGCCATCATCGCCGAGCTGGACGCCGCGACCGCCTGA
- a CDS encoding rhodanese-like domain-containing protein yields MSERNPFGGTISHLSPSEVRQGLADGSILLVDVREPNEIQAERIPGAVSFPLSTWNPAALPDPAGKRLVFSCRSGQRSQQAAAAAQKAGLAYEEHMKGGILGWREAGFEVERG; encoded by the coding sequence ATGAGTGAACGCAACCCCTTCGGCGGGACCATCAGCCACCTCTCCCCGTCGGAGGTCCGACAGGGTCTCGCCGATGGCAGCATCCTTCTCGTGGACGTGCGGGAGCCGAACGAGATTCAGGCCGAGCGCATTCCCGGCGCCGTCAGTTTTCCGCTGAGCACCTGGAACCCGGCCGCTCTGCCCGACCCGGCGGGCAAGCGGCTCGTCTTCTCCTGCCGCTCCGGCCAGCGCTCGCAGCAGGCCGCCGCGGCCGCGCAGAAGGCGGGGCTCGCCTATGAGGAGCACATGAAGGGCGGCATCCTCGGCTGGCGCGAGGCCGGCTTCGAGGTCGAGCGCGGCTGA
- a CDS encoding MaoC/PaaZ C-terminal domain-containing protein, which produces MVGAGPQLLGRFTFTAEEIVRFARAYDPQPFHVDAEAAAASPFGTLIASGWHTVSTWMGLFVRAHGATAEALPPDHAAAIAPVGVGFGLTDLKWLAPVRAGDTITFFTEILDARPSGSRPGWTIYHRTGSARREDGTEVMRFALRHLAPDAR; this is translated from the coding sequence ATGGTCGGGGCCGGGCCGCAGTTACTTGGCCGCTTCACCTTCACGGCCGAGGAGATCGTACGCTTCGCCCGCGCCTACGATCCCCAGCCCTTCCATGTGGATGCGGAGGCGGCCGCCGCCTCCCCCTTCGGCACCCTCATCGCCTCCGGCTGGCATACGGTCTCAACATGGATGGGCCTGTTCGTGCGCGCCCACGGCGCCACGGCTGAAGCCCTCCCCCCCGACCATGCGGCGGCGATCGCACCCGTGGGCGTCGGCTTCGGCCTGACGGATCTCAAATGGCTCGCCCCGGTGCGCGCCGGCGACACCATCACCTTCTTCACCGAAATCCTCGACGCCCGCCCCAGCGGCAGCCGCCCAGGCTGGACCATCTACCACCGCACCGGCAGCGCCCGGCGGGAGGATGGGACCGAGGTGATGCGCTTCGCGCTGAGGCATCTGGCACCGGATGCGCGATAG
- a CDS encoding YdcH family protein — translation MSIQSHLQELKRRHAAIEQELNREMNSPASDPLRVAELKRKKLVLKDQMSKLNPTSTVH, via the coding sequence ATGTCCATCCAGTCGCACCTTCAGGAACTGAAGCGGCGTCACGCGGCCATCGAGCAGGAGCTCAACCGCGAAATGAACAGCCCCGCCTCGGATCCTCTTCGTGTCGCAGAGCTGAAGCGCAAGAAGCTGGTTCTCAAGGACCAGATGTCGAAGCTGAATCCGACGTCCACCGTACATTGA
- a CDS encoding protein-disulfide reductase DsbD domain-containing protein produces MKVPGADVILMAGAVSGINADAGIELKLAPGWKTYWRYPGDSGVPPTLDWSGSENIARVTMEWPAPKRFADGGGGFAIGYKGSVLFPLKVELKDKDKPARLALALDFAVCEALCMPARADLAIALGGDAGAEATRIAAARAALPVERPLGVAEPTSVQTVALDASATPPRVVIEVKAQNPKADLFAEGPARWALPLPQKTMLPDGAARFDLPLDGIPAGTEPSGAPLTLTLVDGPKAIVTTVPVPPIPPR; encoded by the coding sequence GTGAAGGTTCCGGGCGCCGATGTGATCCTGATGGCCGGTGCCGTCTCCGGCATCAACGCGGATGCGGGCATCGAGCTGAAGCTCGCGCCCGGCTGGAAGACCTACTGGCGCTATCCCGGCGACAGCGGCGTGCCCCCGACGCTGGACTGGAGCGGCTCGGAGAACATCGCGCGCGTGACCATGGAATGGCCGGCGCCCAAGCGCTTCGCCGACGGGGGCGGGGGCTTTGCCATCGGCTACAAGGGGTCTGTGCTGTTCCCGCTCAAGGTGGAACTGAAGGACAAGGACAAGCCGGCCCGACTTGCTCTCGCGCTGGATTTCGCGGTGTGCGAGGCGCTGTGCATGCCCGCGCGCGCCGACCTCGCCATTGCCCTCGGCGGCGATGCGGGGGCCGAGGCGACTCGCATCGCGGCGGCCCGCGCGGCCCTCCCGGTGGAGCGCCCGCTTGGCGTGGCGGAGCCCACATCCGTTCAAACGGTCGCGCTCGATGCGTCCGCCACGCCGCCCCGTGTCGTCATCGAGGTGAAGGCGCAGAACCCCAAGGCTGACCTTTTTGCCGAGGGGCCCGCGCGCTGGGCGCTGCCGCTGCCGCAGAAGACCATGCTGCCGGACGGCGCCGCCCGTTTCGACCTGCCTCTCGACGGGATTCCCGCCGGGACCGAGCCCTCAGGCGCGCCGCTCACCCTGACCCTCGTGGACGGCCCGAAGGCCATCGTCACGACCGTTCCCGTCCCGCCCATTCCGCCGCGCTGA
- a CDS encoding glycine zipper domain-containing protein, with amino-acid sequence MSTRKAAFGAFTAFTLAGALLAGSAVTASAQNNTVGGALIGGTAGALIGGAVTGNAGGAAAGAIIGGTTGAIIGNQQDQRRAYYFWGNNGRCYLRQTNGNVVKVSRGYCG; translated from the coding sequence ATGTCGACCCGTAAAGCCGCCTTCGGCGCGTTCACCGCCTTCACCCTGGCCGGGGCCCTCCTTGCCGGCTCCGCCGTCACCGCCAGTGCCCAGAACAACACTGTGGGCGGTGCGCTCATCGGCGGCACGGCCGGCGCGCTGATCGGCGGCGCGGTGACAGGCAATGCCGGCGGCGCCGCGGCCGGTGCCATCATCGGCGGTACCACCGGCGCCATCATCGGCAACCAGCAGGACCAGCGCCGCGCCTATTATTTCTGGGGCAACAACGGCCGCTGCTACCTGCGCCAGACCAACGGCAACGTGGTCAAGGTGTCGCGCGGCTACTGCGGCTGA
- a CDS encoding MaoC family dehydratase, producing the protein MMYFEEVEAGATAALGNHTFTEAEMLAFARLYDPQPFHVDPEAARRSPFGALVASGWHTAAMWMKCFVASNMALPIEASKPGEESVPGGGSFGPASGFTKLRWLKPVYAGDTISFATEVRDKITIKSRPQWGFLRTYNSGANQYGDLVIDFESTVLMRRRP; encoded by the coding sequence ATGATGTATTTCGAGGAGGTCGAGGCGGGCGCCACCGCCGCGCTGGGCAACCACACCTTCACCGAGGCGGAGATGCTGGCCTTCGCCCGCCTCTACGATCCCCAGCCCTTTCATGTGGACCCCGAGGCGGCCCGGCGCAGCCCGTTCGGGGCGCTGGTGGCGTCGGGGTGGCATACTGCAGCCATGTGGATGAAGTGCTTCGTCGCCTCCAACATGGCCCTGCCCATAGAGGCGTCGAAACCCGGCGAGGAAAGCGTGCCGGGCGGCGGCTCCTTCGGACCGGCCTCGGGCTTCACCAAGCTCAGATGGCTGAAGCCGGTCTATGCGGGCGATACGATCTCGTTCGCCACCGAGGTGCGGGACAAGATCACCATCAAGTCCCGGCCCCAATGGGGCTTCCTGCGCACCTACAATTCCGGGGCGAACCAGTACGGTGATCTGGTGATCGACTTCGAGAGCACCGTGCTGATGCGGCGCCGCCCGTGA
- the meaB gene encoding methylmalonyl Co-A mutase-associated GTPase MeaB, translating into MPPEPAPADAPDRPRTSIVPDLATLAAGGKRAVARALALVETARGQPDLVALLDAAARAGRAEVLGLTGPPGVGKSTLTNALVRRARAAGRTVAVLAVDPSSRRTGGALLGDRARMKTDPDDRGVFVRSMAARDRLGGLSDDSIAAVVLLRAVYDLVIVETVGVGQSEADISLVADTVVLCIQPASGDSLQFMKAGVMELPDIIVVTKADMTEVARRAASEVAGALSLAGSASAGWTVPVIRLSASTGEGLDAFEAAVAAHGAFLDAGDRRAAQRASQEDKWVEEAVRVRFGTHGLARARKIPRRSEGPFAREAELARELTSRQD; encoded by the coding sequence ATGCCGCCCGAGCCTGCTCCCGCCGACGCCCCAGACCGCCCCCGCACCTCCATCGTGCCAGATCTCGCCACGCTGGCCGCCGGGGGAAAACGTGCCGTCGCCCGCGCGCTGGCGCTGGTGGAGACGGCGCGCGGCCAGCCCGACCTTGTGGCGCTGCTTGATGCCGCCGCCCGCGCCGGCCGGGCTGAGGTGCTGGGGCTCACCGGGCCGCCCGGGGTGGGCAAATCGACCCTGACCAATGCGCTGGTCCGCCGCGCCCGCGCGGCCGGGCGCACGGTGGCTGTGCTGGCGGTGGACCCGTCGTCGCGGCGCACCGGCGGTGCGCTGCTCGGCGACCGGGCGCGGATGAAGACCGATCCCGACGACCGGGGCGTGTTCGTGCGTTCCATGGCCGCGCGCGACCGGCTCGGCGGTCTCTCCGATGATTCGATCGCCGCCGTGGTGCTGCTGCGTGCCGTCTACGATCTGGTGATCGTCGAGACCGTAGGCGTCGGCCAGTCGGAGGCGGACATTTCCCTCGTCGCCGACACGGTGGTGCTGTGCATCCAGCCGGCCTCGGGCGACAGCCTTCAGTTCATGAAGGCGGGTGTCATGGAACTGCCCGACATCATCGTCGTCACCAAGGCCGACATGACCGAGGTTGCCCGCCGCGCAGCGTCCGAGGTTGCCGGGGCGCTGTCGCTGGCCGGTTCCGCCTCCGCCGGCTGGACGGTCCCGGTGATCCGCCTGTCGGCCTCGACCGGGGAGGGGCTCGACGCCTTCGAGGCGGCGGTCGCGGCCCATGGCGCCTTTCTCGACGCGGGAGACCGCCGCGCGGCGCAGCGTGCGTCGCAGGAGGACAAATGGGTGGAGGAGGCGGTGCGCGTCCGCTTCGGCACCCATGGCCTTGCACGGGCACGCAAAATCCCCCGGCGTTCGGAGGGCCCGTTCGCTCGTGAAGCAGAGCTGGCGCGGGAATTAACCTCCAGGCAAGACTGA
- a CDS encoding YqgE/AlgH family protein, translating to MTASQNHTIDGGGSGFLDGQMLIAMPTMRDEQFARTLVYMCAHSPEGAMGIVVNQPASHIDFTDLLVQLDVVPASERILLPRSAGTVKVLRGGPVETGRGFVLHSADYFVENSTLTIDDGICLTATLDILKAIAGGHGPRSAVLALGYAGWAPGQLETEIQANGWLNCPADADLIFGAGVETKYDSALRKLGIVPGMLSSDAGHA from the coding sequence ATGACTGCGAGCCAGAACCACACGATCGACGGCGGGGGGTCGGGTTTCCTCGATGGGCAGATGCTCATCGCCATGCCGACCATGCGCGACGAGCAGTTCGCCCGCACCCTCGTCTACATGTGCGCCCACTCTCCGGAAGGAGCCATGGGCATCGTGGTGAACCAGCCGGCGAGCCACATCGACTTCACCGACCTCCTCGTCCAGCTGGACGTGGTGCCCGCCTCCGAGCGCATCCTGCTGCCCAGGAGCGCAGGCACCGTCAAAGTGCTGCGCGGCGGGCCGGTGGAGACGGGACGCGGCTTCGTGCTGCACTCAGCGGATTATTTCGTCGAGAATTCCACGCTGACCATCGACGACGGCATCTGCCTCACCGCGACGCTGGACATCCTCAAGGCCATCGCCGGCGGGCACGGACCGCGCAGCGCGGTGCTGGCGCTCGGCTATGCCGGATGGGCGCCGGGCCAGCTCGAAACCGAGATCCAGGCCAACGGCTGGCTCAACTGTCCGGCCGACGCGGACCTGATCTTCGGCGCGGGTGTGGAGACGAAATACGACAGCGCGTTGCGCAAGCTCGGTATCGTGCCGGGCATGCTCTCCAGCGACGCCGGCCACGCCTGA
- a CDS encoding MaoC family dehydratase, producing the protein MPDIFFEDFIIGEVKTFGSHKVTEEEILAFAREFDPQPMHLDAAAGKASLLGGLAASGWHSCAIMMRLICDGFLLRTAGQGSPGVTENKWLAPVFPGDVLTLRRTVLESRTSRSKPDMGLVTFRFELLKADKSAAVDQTCVCMIGRRNPGARLA; encoded by the coding sequence TTGCCCGACATCTTCTTCGAAGATTTCATCATCGGTGAGGTGAAGACGTTCGGCTCGCACAAGGTCACGGAGGAGGAAATCCTCGCCTTCGCGCGGGAGTTCGATCCCCAGCCCATGCATCTCGATGCGGCGGCGGGCAAGGCGTCCCTGCTTGGCGGGCTGGCGGCATCCGGCTGGCATTCCTGCGCCATCATGATGCGGCTCATCTGCGACGGCTTCCTGCTGCGCACCGCCGGCCAGGGCTCGCCCGGCGTCACCGAGAACAAATGGCTCGCGCCGGTCTTTCCCGGTGATGTGCTCACGCTCCGCCGCACCGTGCTGGAGAGCCGCACCTCCAGGAGCAAGCCCGACATGGGCCTCGTGACCTTCCGCTTCGAGCTTCTCAAGGCCGACAAGAGCGCCGCGGTCGATCAGACCTGCGTGTGCATGATCGGCCGTCGCAACCCGGGAGCGCGCCTCGCATGA
- a CDS encoding YdcH family protein: MTSDEERDLKVHLERLKQEHRDLDAAIEALTSVSGSDILQIQRLKKRKLQLKDRIGQIEDELFPDIIA, from the coding sequence ATGACGAGCGACGAGGAACGGGATCTCAAGGTCCACCTGGAACGCCTGAAGCAGGAGCATCGCGATCTCGATGCAGCGATCGAGGCGCTCACCAGCGTGTCGGGATCGGACATCCTGCAGATTCAGCGGCTCAAGAAGCGCAAGCTGCAGCTGAAGGATCGCATCGGCCAGATCGAGGACGAGTTGTTCCCCGATATCATCGCCTGA